A genomic region of Paroedura picta isolate Pp20150507F chromosome 4, Ppicta_v3.0, whole genome shotgun sequence contains the following coding sequences:
- the CYB561D1 gene encoding putative transmembrane reductase CYB561D1 isoform X3 — MSIAFCLCLTEAILIFSPEGSLFCSFSHKIKVQLHWTAQMLALMAAAVGLAFIISSKNRSELPHFVSWHSCLGLLTLLAMCGQIICGLCLRFPRQLKIFSMAQLRLYHMMYGLVVYLLATFTVALGIYSDWFQAQIKGVAWYFCLGLPFCPALVIMNHTIRTHVPKKQYCI, encoded by the coding sequence TTCTGTCTCTGCTTGACTGAAGCCATCCTGATCTTCTCGCCAGAGGGGTCCCTCTTCTGCTCCTTCTCCCACAAGATCAAAGTACAACTGCATTGGACTGCACAGATGCTGGCACTCATGGCTGCAGCAGTGGGCTTGGCCTTCATTATCTCTAGCAAGAATAGAAGTGAACTCCCACACTTTGTTTCCTGGCACAGCTGTCTAGGTCTTCTGACACTTCTGGCCATGTGTGGGCAGATCATATGTGGCCTGTGCCTGCGGTTTCCACGGCAGCTGAAGATCTTCTCCATGGCCCAGCTCCGACTGTATCACATGATGTATGGACTAGTGGTTTACCTGTTAGCCACTTTCACTGTGGCACTGGGCATTTATTCTGACTGGTTTCAGGCCCAGATCAAAGGAGTGGCGTGGTATTTCTGCCTGGGCCTACCCTTCTGTCCAGCTTTGGTCATTATGAATCATACTATTAGAACTCATGTGCCAAAAAAGCAATATTGTATTTGA